Proteins found in one bacterium genomic segment:
- a CDS encoding energy transducer TonB yields MNRSALSSLDTGTRWCYRMVGLSILITFGIFMLLPIAEMIHKQGKRYQLREIETREILKPLPPVLPKVKRKKARPKPKLFENQRKLNPMMIQAALQVDPGFGDFSLQFGLRDQLTRESLVFELSEVDESPEPIRKIKPLYPAQARLKKINGCVMVSIIVTTDGSVEAVKVTSAEPAGVFEASAIKAVSKWRFTPGKRNGKKVRTRVLVPIDFEI; encoded by the coding sequence ATGAACCGGTCCGCGTTGTCTTCCCTTGATACCGGTACACGCTGGTGTTATCGCATGGTGGGATTGAGTATCCTGATAACCTTTGGGATTTTTATGCTTTTACCGATCGCGGAAATGATTCACAAGCAGGGGAAGCGGTATCAGCTTCGGGAGATCGAGACGCGTGAAATTCTTAAGCCGCTGCCGCCCGTTTTGCCCAAGGTGAAAAGAAAAAAGGCCCGGCCCAAACCGAAATTATTTGAAAACCAGCGAAAATTAAATCCGATGATGATACAAGCTGCCTTGCAGGTTGATCCGGGATTTGGCGATTTTAGTCTTCAATTCGGACTGCGGGATCAACTCACACGGGAATCGTTGGTGTTTGAGCTTTCGGAGGTGGATGAATCGCCGGAACCCATCAGGAAAATTAAACCGCTCTATCCGGCGCAAGCACGGTTGAAAAAAATAAACGGCTGCGTGATGGTATCTATTATTGTCACCACGGACGGATCTGTGGAAGCGGTGAAGGTCACGTCTGCTGAGCCGGCAGGAGTTTTTGAGGCGTCGGCAATAAAAGCTGTTTCGAAATGGCGTTTTACGCCGGGGAAGCGCAATGGTAAAAAAGTCCGGACCCGGGTTTTGGTGCCCATAGATTTTGAGATATAA
- a CDS encoding biopolymer transporter ExbD: MKRGRYGIDSESVEVNISPLIDMMFLLLIFFIVTTAFVQEVGVEIQKPKAASAQSLEKQSIMIGVTEKGRIMYSGREVSLNNLRGLVTGLLRAQDRPVIIMVDKASQSGTLVNVIDECKLAGAKQVSVATEQE, encoded by the coding sequence ATGAAAAGAGGGCGCTACGGGATTGATTCCGAATCGGTCGAGGTGAACATTTCTCCCTTGATTGACATGATGTTTTTGCTTTTGATATTTTTTATTGTCACAACGGCATTTGTTCAGGAAGTCGGGGTTGAAATTCAAAAACCCAAGGCAGCCAGTGCACAATCGCTGGAAAAGCAAAGTATTATGATCGGGGTTACGGAAAAAGGCCGGATTATGTATAGTGGCCGGGAAGTCAGTTTGAATAATCTGCGCGGTTTGGTAACAGGGTTGCTTCGAGCCCAGGATCGGCCTGTGATTATCATGGTTGACAAGGCGTCTCAGAGCGGAACATTGGTAAATGTGATTGATGAATGCAAGCTGGCAGGTGCCAAACAGGTCAGTGTCGCCACGGAGCAGGAATGA
- a CDS encoding MotA/TolQ/ExbB proton channel family protein, whose translation METLQAGFQYWQKGGWLLVPIAGVCLFIWYYLLEMTRQLGQLDLPAGSEELGLENRLSDKKKWAGLQAELLENSGIWSQAVVYVLQKVRQQADLFEIVDEVRSRMMSPYEGKLIVLGALVTSAPLLGLLGTIFGMVETFQAISDQTGNTTEIMASGISQGLITTQFGLIIAIPGIFGIAAIKKKLRQVDVKFAGLKNHLAFALRGDRP comes from the coding sequence GTGGAAACATTGCAAGCCGGATTTCAGTATTGGCAAAAGGGCGGTTGGCTGTTGGTGCCGATTGCCGGAGTCTGTCTGTTTATCTGGTATTATCTCCTGGAGATGACCCGGCAGCTGGGCCAACTGGATTTGCCGGCCGGCAGTGAGGAACTTGGTCTGGAGAACCGTTTGAGTGATAAAAAAAAATGGGCTGGTTTGCAAGCAGAGCTTCTGGAAAATTCCGGTATCTGGAGTCAGGCAGTGGTCTATGTTTTGCAGAAAGTACGGCAACAGGCTGATTTATTTGAAATCGTAGATGAGGTCCGCAGCCGGATGATGTCACCCTATGAAGGGAAGTTGATTGTTCTGGGCGCCCTGGTGACTTCGGCGCCATTGTTGGGACTGTTGGGCACGATTTTTGGGATGGTTGAGACTTTTCAAGCGATTTCGGACCAGACCGGGAACACGACGGAAATTATGGCATCCGGCATCAGTCAGGGATTGATTACCACCCAATTCGGTTTGATCATCGCAATCCCGGGAATATTTGGAATAGCCGCGATTAAGAAAAAACTCAGACAAGTTGACGTGAAATTTGCGGGATTAAAAAATCACTTGGCATTTGCCTTGCGCGGAGACAGGCCATGA